Within Nematostella vectensis chromosome 1, jaNemVect1.1, whole genome shotgun sequence, the genomic segment GACAGTACAGGACAAAGTATTAGAACAAACGTTGATCTAACCAGAACTCAATGGAACTGATAATATGCATAGCTTTTGCTAATATGATTATCCATCATAAGGATAACCATTTGTAATGGGCATATTATATGTTACAAGCTATATGTCCCggtgagggggtggggactcCCTTATATGGGCTATACGGGGACATGCTGCTGGACAGGGTATGGTTATTgacctctctgtcctaaacaagGTATACATTCCAGGCCTCTCTGGCCTGAACAGGTTATAAATTTCAGGCCTCTTTGTCCTGAACAGTGTCAGAATTTTAAGCAAgactgtcctaaacagggtaccgATTTGGTTGCCTTGCTTAACCGCTGATCCTGCCGCCGATCTGATTGCCTTGCTTGCTCTTACGTGCTAACAGGGTCCTACAATTGAGGattttgtcctaaacagggtcctAAAATCAAGGGTGTTGCCCAAGACAGGGTATGGTATTTCAGAATTTTTTCCTAAACCGGGtcaggtttaaaaaaaacccagcgGCACCCCTATTGCCAAATATAGGCTGAGTACCCCTCCCCAGGGCTAtatgtatattatataaatTGTATAACACATTAAACGTTGTATTTTTGGAagtctttttttgttgttttgattttctatCTTATaagtatatatacatatattaaATGTTTACAAATCACAACAAGCTTATAAATCAACACATGTTTGAAAAAGTATGATATAGGCCTCTAGGTTTTTCTAGGTTTAATAACAGGCTTTCCATAAAATTTTGTATTAACAGGCTTACCATTAATTCTTTATGCTGCGAAACCTCTATTGCTCATTtaaataatagaaaatataaagcAAGAACCTTTTCATTCAAGAGAGGAACGAGTTTTACCGCACGCTGCTTTCTTAGTGTTAGTAAATTGCGCTATTAGCAAACGTTCTCACAACCAAGTGAACTCACACATGCTTCTGTATCATTAGAGTAAATGTCTAAATCGCCTAATAAAAGGCTAACGATAACTTGAATCAGAGCAAGATAGAAAGCGAATCTTACTTCTCAATGAGATAGTATAAGTAAACTATATATTTGCGCTgttaaaagcttttttaaatcaatatCAAAATCCAATATACTGTATTGAAGTTCCATCTGCTTGTGTCACTCATGACTCACGAATTGCTTGTTTTAAATGAAGAGACCATATTCAATTCAAATATTGCTTCATCTTCCTCAAACATGGCGCTAACAGTTCTGGACGCGCGTTTCGTATTTCTTGTGTTTTATCTGACGGGAAAGACGTCCCAGCAGAGCTGCCCCGCTAGCGTCAGCTCCGAACAAGGCGTCGCCCTTCTGGGTTATACGTTTGAGTCCCGTTTTGCAAGTCATTTTTGGGAGTGTATTAGAAGTTGCATTGAAAAACGACAGTGCTGGAGTGTCAACTATCACTTGAGCTCTCGCCTGTGTGACCTTAACAGCGAAACCAAAGAAAGGCAGCCTTTGAAACTCGCAAGAAGGGATTTGTCCGTTTACTTGAGTGATAGAAAAGGTGGGAAGAGTTATCCTGATTTGATACGAATTTTATCATGCGTTGGCGTGATAATAGAATTTGTGATcacaaaaaacaaatgtttattCCCATATTTATTTGTACttttttctctaaaataaATTCCAAAAGAATGAGTATAATGCAAATAGGTAATCCAAAGTGTTTACGCCGTTTTCATTTGAACTCGTAGCCGGAGATTGGAAAGGAGTTGTGCGCTCTAACAAACACTTGCGGGATCTCGCAGTTAACGCAGACCTCACGACAGGGGAGTATTGGATCGATCCGGAGGCTGACAGGAGACTTCTGAGGGTTTACTGTGACATGAAAACTAATGGAGGTAAGCCTGCCTCTCTGCTTGTGCCTGTCTGTAATAAAACAGAGCTAACGTTATTGTCACAATTGCTTATGTTCAGGTGGGTGGACCTTGGTAACTCGAAATGAGCCATTAAAAAGAAGTCTAGTGACTACCTCTTATTCTGACTACCGCTACATAAGCACTGAGAAGTTAGGGACCGTGTTAGTTACAAGTCCAGCGGTacaaaagctaaaatcttTTATCGGCTTCACTCAGCTTCGGTGGCGATGCCGCAAGCAGTCCGTCGGTCGCACCATCGACATCATGACGGCCAATAACAGCTCAGGAGCCCGAGTCCTGGTCCACTTCCTGGACGGGGTTACGTTTCCGGACGCGTGCGGTTCGTTTGTCCGACTGACGGAAGATGACTCCATCCTGACCCGGAACTGCGCCAAGTGGGGCAGCAATGGTACCTTACCCGAGGGGGAGTGGGGAAAGTACGGCCTGTACCGCCACTTAAGACTTTACAACTATCCATTTTTCTGGTCTGGACATTTCACCTTTTCTTGTATAAATTCCTTCTGGTACTGTGACGATGCTGGGAGTGACCAGGACGCTAACGATTTCTGGGAATTGTACGTCCGTTGATAACGTGTTTACAcgtacatttttttcatttaaacaATATTTACTTACAATTATCCCAAGAGTTATAGGAGCTCATCGAGGGgacttttgtttttagttttacaGACCATACACTAAAGGTCGAACACGTAATTTTTTTGTAACAAAGTAGTCAAATGCAATCTTGTATAACCGGTAAAAAGTGAGAAAACAGACAGGATTTgttgagaggggagggggggtgcaaaGGCGTGAATGtcatgtgtaaaaaaaaaactctggcaagcttttaaaaaaatatctcccCTTCCATTTCAAAGCAAATTTTATGTAAATATCATTTAGTGGTGTTGCTGAATACATTAGAAAATAACTCCGATTTTATGATCAAATCTTGTAACCCTAGCACCGACTTCCTATTTGCTTAACATAGGATCAAGGCAGTTTTGATCGtgaaattattttcttctcTTGAATACGCCCCTTGAGGTACGTCGCTTCTGATCTTATTAATACAAATAAAGAATGTGTGTAAAATTTATCCctagatttattgatatttttctgAACTCGTAAGAAAATGGACGAGATTCATGGCATCTCGCAatgcgacgcacgctaccgtggccaccttgacatgcgagaaacgtgcttTTTAATTGAAATCAATTTCACTAAGCCCAGCGTGGCAGTGAAATGATTCAATGTAAACAGGGAATCCTCCTATAATTTAGTGCATATCAATCAAAGGTGTGATTTtcgcatgctgattggctaactttCTGAAAACTTTGCTTGGTAACCACGCTATAATGCTCTTAGCATAGCCTCGTCCGCGGGCGTCTTGTAACAGCCCTTTGTTGTCACGCATTCAAGGCGATGAGCGGCAAATCATAAGTGACGTCATGACCCGATAAGCCGCTCAGCCAATAGAAGCCAAGCCACGAGGCTACTCTTTAGCGTGGCATTTGCCCAACATTTACTCCTCTATGTTAGCTTGCGCGCCTGTTAGCTTAGTTCATAAATGATTTCTTAATCAGTGATATACTCAATAtgatatttttcaaataaaaacacaaaaatttccccctccccccattcaATGTTGAAGACTATGGTCGCAGGTGTCAGACTACAACATggaaagggggaaggggttctTAGGAaaggagaaggggggggggggggggtacaaaGGAGTTATACAAGAAATATGACGTGAACACATGAAAAGCGTTTTCcactaaaaaatatcaacatttAATTCGCCGATTGTAGctttgcctcggtaaaatatcaaaatttcATTCGCTGATTGTAGctttgcctcggtaaaatATCAACATTCAATTCGCCGATTGTAGTTGTGtctcggtaaaattttgattttctggTTACAGGCCTGTCCATGTAAAAACTATGCAAAGAAACATTGTCCTTCTTGAAGAGCTCTTTCTTTTATTAAATTGCAGCTCTATACAAGACTGGAAGGCCATTAATTGCGAAAACATAATTACAttgcaggaaaaaaaattgctttttttaaaaagagcaCGTTATGCAAACCTCCAATAAAAAACTTGATGACCTTTTCTTCGCAAGTTGTTCGATTTTAGATTTGTTTTGATATGATGAAGACGATCTTTTACAATGTGgcagaagagaaaaataaaacaggaatAAATGTCTGTCTGACTTCTTGAAATCTTAGTTTTTCAAAAgaaatttgaatatttttataaaaaatgagTGATCATGTCATCACAATTAGGTACGTTCATAATTAGGTCCAAGACGTTTTAAAGCTTATGGAAACGTTTTGACCATACTTTATTAAAGTACCATCTGCTTGTGTCACTCATGACTCACGAATTGCTTAAATGAGGATAAATATTGTATTCAGAGTTAGTTTTATCTCCCTATAACATGGCGCTAACAGTTCTGGACGCGCGTTTCGTATTTCTTGTGTTTTATCTGACGGGAGAGACGTCCCAGCAGAGCTGCCCCGCTAGCGTCAGCTCCGAACAAGGCGTCGCCCTTCTGGGTTATACGTTTGAGTCCCGTTTTGCAAGTCATTTTTGGGAGTGTATTAGAAGTTGCATTGAAGAACGACAGTGCTGGAGTGTCAACTATCATTTGAGCTCTCGCCTGTGTGACCTTAACAGCGAAACCAAAGAAAGGCAGCCTTTGAAACTCGCAAGAAGGGATTTGTCCGTTTACTTGAGTGATAGAAAAGGTGGGAAGAGTATTTCGTGTGCATTGTGTAGAATATTTAATAAGGTTTTTACAAGGTTTGTGACACAAGCTTTTCACCAAGACAGGCAAACTgatgaactttttttttaaataactttTTTCTTACATTTAAAGCAAACTTTTTTTTGGATATATCTTTTAAGAAACTTACATTCGTCACGCCAGTCTGCGGTAAAATGTATGAGTGTTTTTGAGTTATTTGTGTTGGCGTTGGTGGGCGTTAAAGTTTTGTGAGATGACTTTACATTTATATTATCGTTTGTATTTCATCCTCCAAAAACACAATCATAAGTATAAGGCGAATAAGTTCGAAAGCGAAAatgtaaaaagaaataaagttttttttaataaaaataatctaaCAGGTGAGTAAATTCACCTATTTCAGATATTCACTTATTTCAGATATTCCCCTATTTCAGATattcacctatttcaaatattcaCCTATTTCAGATATTcacctattttaaataagATTGCTAAAGCTTTCATAGCCTGTGAATTCTTAGCGGTTTACACCGCTTTTATTTGAACTCGTAGCCGGAGATTGGAAAGGAGTTGTGCGTTCGTGCAAACACTTGCGGGATCTCGCGGGTAACGCGGACCCCACGACAGGGGAGTATTGGATCGATCCGGAGGCTGACAGGAGACTTCTGAGGGTTTACTGTGACATGAAAACTAATGGAGGTAAGCCTGCCTCTCTGCTTGTGCCTGTCTGTAATAAAACAGAGCTAACGTTATTGTCACAATTCCTTATATTCAGGTGGGTGGACCTTGGTAACGCGAAGTGAGCCATTAAAAAGAAGTCTAGTGAATACCTCTTATGCTGACTACCGCTACATAAGCACTGAGAAGTTAGGGACCGTGTTAGTTACAAGTCCAGCGGTacaaaagctaaaatcttcaatCGGCTTCACTCAGCTTCGCTGGCGATGCCGCAAGCAGTCCGTCGGTCGCACCATCGACATCATGACGGCCAATAACAGCTCAGGAGCCCGAGTCCTGGTCCACTTCCTGGACGGGGTTACGT encodes:
- the LOC5500939 gene encoding uncharacterized protein LOC5500939; this encodes MALTVLDARFVFLVFYLTGKTSQQSCPASVSSEQGVALLGYTFESRFASHFWECIRSCIEKRQCWSVNYHLSSRLCDLNSETKERQPLKLARRDLSVYLSDRKAGDWKGVVRSNKHLRDLAVNADLTTGEYWIDPEADRRLLRVYCDMKTNGGGWTLVTRNEPLKRSLVTTSYSDYRYISTEKLGTVLVTSPAVQKLKSFIGFTQLRWRCRKQSVGRTIDIMTANNSSGARVLVHFLDGVTFPDACGSFVRLTEDDSILTRNCAKWGSNGTLPEGEWGKYGLYRHLRLYNYPFFWSGHFTFSCINSFWYCDDAGSDQDANDFWELYVR
- the LOC5500940 gene encoding uncharacterized protein LOC5500940; amino-acid sequence: MALTVLDARFVFLVFYLTGETSQQSCPASVSSEQGVALLGYTFESRFASHFWECIRSCIEERQCWSVNYHLSSRLCDLNSETKERQPLKLARRDLSVYLSDRKAGDWKGVVRSCKHLRDLAGNADPTTGEYWIDPEADRRLLRVYCDMKTNGGGWTLVTRSEPLKRSLVNTSYADYRYISTEKLGTVLVTSPAVQKLKSSIGFTQLRWRCRKQSVGRTIDIMTANNSSGARVLVHFLDGVTFPDACGSFVRLPEDDSILTRNCAKWGSNGTLPEGEWGKYGLYRHLRLYNYPFFWSGHFTFSCINSFWYCDDAGSDQNANDFWELYVR